In the genome of Nonlabens sp. MB-3u-79, one region contains:
- a CDS encoding twin-arginine translocase TatA/TatE family subunit — protein sequence MIPLFISTPELMIVGLVVILVFGSDKLPEIARGLGKAMKTVRNATDDIKNEISKSADEHGFNTDVKEITKKIEEVKDQIEESGSIKRKF from the coding sequence ATGATACCTTTATTTATCAGTACACCAGAGCTTATGATAGTAGGCTTAGTAGTGATATTAGTCTTTGGCTCAGATAAGTTGCCGGAAATTGCTCGTGGTTTAGGTAAAGCGATGAAAACAGTGCGAAACGCAACTGATGATATCAAAAATGAAATTTCTAAAAGCGCAGACGAGCACGGATTTAATACAGACGTCAAAGAAATTACCAAAAAAATAGAAGAAGTGAAAGATCAGATAGAAGAGTCTGGGTCTATTAAGCGCAAGTTCTAA
- a CDS encoding M1 family metallopeptidase: MKAIKLLFISMMLVSFGSFAQEEVQKEEPKAEEHTNINKFRQLYQEFSTPNQYRSASGAPGPKYYQQRADYEMDIRLDDANHHIYGYETITYTNNSPDVLDYLWVQLDQNMRAKDSKTPLIEGGGVQPYMQPAGFAGAYLQEPFDGGFNIKKVLDKNGNSLKYMINQTMMRVEMPEKLKSGKDFEFDIEWDYNINNHVEGRGRSGYEQFPDGHRAYVIAQFYPRMAVYNDVEGWQNSQFFGRDEFALPFGTFEVNITVPEDHWLDGTGKLTNRKDVYSKAELARYEQAQKSFENPVVIRTQQEAEKLAMMPGSKAMKTWKLKADYVRDFGWTSSRRYVADAMAVKVGGKDIMAVSIYPPEGNPLWEQWSTKAVAQTLKSYSRMTFDYPYHKAISVHAKNQGMEYPMICWNYGRPDENGDYSDRVKFGMISVIIHEVGHNYFPMIVNSDERQWTWMDEGLNTFVQYVAEQDMGENYPAAIEGLDAYPSRRGPAANIVPYMAGDQRYIAPIMSKGINTYQFGSNAYGKPGTALNILRETVMGRDLFDYAFRTYSQRWMFKHPTPEDFFRTMEDASAVDLDWFWRGWFYTTQFNDMGIKSVDKYFVSGEKNQAMKDMMKARNIDDSRVPALVYMVKEGSADYNEDLKGKEPAEVVGELKTFMMDNFTATERAAMKSPKFFYEIKVEKPGGLVMPIIIEYTFADGTTETVTHPAEIWRLNDKEVGLSKASDKEITKIVIDPKLETADVDTSNNTWPTAAEVSKFDQMKK, encoded by the coding sequence ATGAAAGCTATTAAACTATTGTTTATCAGTATGATGCTGGTTTCTTTTGGTTCTTTTGCACAAGAAGAAGTTCAGAAAGAAGAGCCTAAGGCTGAAGAACATACTAACATCAACAAATTCCGTCAGTTGTATCAGGAATTTTCTACACCTAATCAATACCGTAGTGCCAGTGGTGCACCGGGTCCTAAGTACTACCAGCAACGAGCTGATTATGAGATGGACATAAGATTGGATGACGCAAATCACCATATTTATGGTTATGAAACGATCACTTACACTAATAACTCTCCAGATGTCTTGGATTATTTATGGGTACAGCTAGATCAAAATATGCGTGCTAAGGATTCTAAAACTCCTCTTATTGAAGGTGGTGGTGTACAGCCTTATATGCAACCAGCTGGTTTTGCAGGCGCTTATTTACAAGAGCCATTTGACGGTGGTTTTAATATCAAAAAAGTGCTTGATAAAAATGGGAATTCTTTAAAATACATGATCAATCAAACGATGATGCGTGTAGAGATGCCTGAAAAACTAAAGTCTGGAAAGGATTTTGAATTTGACATTGAGTGGGATTACAATATTAATAACCATGTAGAAGGTCGCGGGCGTAGTGGTTACGAGCAGTTTCCTGATGGACATAGAGCTTATGTAATCGCACAGTTTTACCCTAGAATGGCAGTATATAATGATGTAGAAGGATGGCAAAACAGCCAATTCTTTGGACGTGATGAATTTGCATTGCCATTCGGTACTTTTGAAGTGAATATTACGGTGCCAGAAGATCACTGGTTAGACGGTACTGGGAAATTGACCAATCGTAAGGATGTATATTCTAAAGCAGAATTAGCTCGTTATGAGCAAGCACAAAAATCTTTTGAGAATCCAGTAGTGATTAGAACTCAACAAGAGGCTGAAAAGCTTGCAATGATGCCAGGTTCTAAAGCGATGAAGACTTGGAAGTTAAAAGCAGATTACGTTCGTGACTTTGGATGGACATCATCTCGTCGTTACGTAGCAGATGCTATGGCAGTAAAAGTAGGAGGAAAGGATATCATGGCAGTGTCTATATATCCGCCAGAAGGGAATCCTTTATGGGAACAATGGTCTACAAAGGCTGTAGCACAGACCTTGAAGTCTTATTCTAGAATGACATTTGATTACCCTTATCATAAGGCAATATCTGTTCACGCAAAGAATCAAGGAATGGAATATCCTATGATATGCTGGAACTATGGACGTCCTGATGAGAATGGAGATTATTCTGATCGTGTAAAGTTTGGGATGATTTCTGTAATTATTCATGAAGTAGGTCACAACTACTTTCCGATGATTGTAAATTCTGATGAGCGCCAGTGGACATGGATGGACGAAGGGTTAAACACTTTTGTGCAGTATGTTGCAGAGCAAGATATGGGAGAAAATTACCCAGCTGCTATAGAAGGATTAGATGCATACCCATCAAGACGTGGGCCAGCAGCTAATATTGTTCCTTATATGGCTGGAGACCAAAGATATATTGCTCCTATTATGAGTAAAGGTATCAATACTTACCAGTTCGGTTCTAACGCTTATGGTAAGCCAGGTACTGCTCTTAATATCTTAAGAGAAACTGTAATGGGTCGTGATTTATTTGATTATGCATTCCGCACGTATTCTCAAAGATGGATGTTCAAACACCCAACACCAGAAGATTTCTTCCGTACTATGGAAGACGCTAGTGCTGTAGATTTAGACTGGTTCTGGAGAGGATGGTTTTACACCACTCAATTTAATGATATGGGTATCAAATCTGTAGATAAATATTTTGTTTCTGGCGAGAAAAATCAAGCTATGAAAGACATGATGAAGGCTAGAAATATAGATGATAGTAGAGTACCTGCTTTAGTTTATATGGTTAAAGAAGGAAGTGCTGACTATAATGAAGATCTTAAAGGGAAAGAACCTGCTGAAGTAGTAGGAGAGTTAAAAACCTTTATGATGGATAACTTTACAGCAACAGAAAGAGCAGCTATGAAATCTCCTAAATTCTTCTATGAAATAAAAGTAGAGAAGCCAGGTGGACTCGTAATGCCTATCATAATTGAGTATACTTTTGCAGATGGTACGACAGAAACCGTTACTCATCCAGCAGAAATCTGGAGATTAAACGATAAAGAAGTAGGCTTAAGCAAAGCAAGTGATAAGGAGATTACTAAAATAGTAATTGACCCTAAACTAGAAACTGCAGATGTAGATACTTCTAACAACACATGGCCAACTGCTGCTGAGGTAAGCAAGTTTGACCAAATGAAGAAGTAA
- a CDS encoding DUF6702 family protein, protein MNIFKIITFFLLIGVGLMSFSDPKNEIKYRCSNEEVDTCCFNKSENGELHKYYISVSNATYSKSDKSVQMVTRFFIDDMEDVLNSRMENPIVLGDKSTIEEVYPLLKSYISKKLEVQINGVTSIPSFIGAEYESDQIVLYIELPSPKVPKVITMRFNAFTELFEEQKNLVHMKINGVRRSLLMDKNKLTDTVKF, encoded by the coding sequence ATGAATATTTTTAAAATAATTACTTTTTTTTTGTTGATAGGTGTCGGCCTAATGTCTTTTTCGGATCCTAAAAATGAAATCAAATACAGGTGCTCAAATGAAGAAGTAGACACTTGCTGTTTTAACAAAAGTGAGAACGGTGAACTACATAAATACTACATATCTGTCTCTAACGCTACCTATAGTAAAAGTGATAAAAGCGTACAGATGGTGACCCGGTTTTTTATAGATGATATGGAGGATGTGCTCAATTCTCGAATGGAGAACCCTATCGTGTTAGGAGATAAGTCTACCATTGAAGAGGTGTACCCACTATTAAAAAGTTACATAAGCAAAAAATTAGAAGTGCAAATCAATGGCGTGACTTCTATTCCTAGCTTTATAGGTGCAGAGTATGAGTCAGATCAAATAGTGCTCTATATAGAACTGCCTTCTCCAAAGGTGCCAAAAGTAATAACGATGCGATTCAATGCATTTACAGAGCTGTTTGAAGAGCAGAAAAACTTGGTTCATATGAAGATTAATGGCGTACGCCGGAGTCTACTTATGGATAAAAACAAATTGACAGATACTGTAAAGTTTTAG
- a CDS encoding carboxypeptidase-like regulatory domain-containing protein, which produces MKKILLFLLLVGGLVSAQKERVQIQGVINSTTNKPLEGVTVFNLGSLEGTVTNGEGGFFIHARETDKLSFKAVQLESFSLTITKNVIEDRKVLISLSEGVNQLDEVIVVDGLMRIKVKKTPYVDPKIDEVSEFNVKTRAVDRMENTMSDRIKQPEEYAVRNEAFNQSQPRFNMSNIFGALASLALLGTLEALDVNTGSPPKVGKEKFDVYILKNKYSTEYLLEYLEIPEKHLFEFMYFAQDNGLHTAMFEQERELDLLQFLSNQVTLFKEKKNYSKETEGLSPSTKEKSNEK; this is translated from the coding sequence ATGAAAAAGATTTTACTGTTTCTATTGTTAGTCGGCGGATTAGTCAGTGCTCAAAAGGAACGCGTACAAATACAAGGTGTTATAAATAGTACAACCAATAAACCATTGGAAGGTGTTACTGTTTTTAATTTAGGTTCTTTAGAAGGTACCGTTACTAATGGAGAGGGCGGTTTTTTTATTCATGCTCGAGAGACTGATAAACTTTCTTTTAAAGCGGTACAATTAGAATCCTTTTCTTTAACGATTACTAAGAACGTAATAGAGGATAGAAAAGTTCTTATTTCTCTCAGTGAAGGTGTGAATCAGCTCGATGAAGTGATTGTAGTCGACGGCCTTATGCGCATTAAGGTAAAAAAAACACCTTACGTAGACCCTAAGATCGATGAAGTAAGTGAGTTTAACGTGAAAACAAGAGCTGTAGACCGCATGGAAAACACCATGTCTGACCGCATCAAACAACCAGAAGAATATGCTGTAAGGAATGAAGCTTTTAATCAAAGCCAGCCACGATTTAATATGAGTAATATATTTGGAGCACTTGCTTCTCTGGCGCTTTTGGGTACCCTTGAAGCACTCGATGTGAACACGGGGTCTCCGCCTAAGGTAGGTAAGGAAAAGTTTGACGTCTATATTTTAAAGAACAAGTACAGTACAGAATACTTGCTAGAGTATCTGGAAATACCTGAAAAACACCTTTTTGAGTTTATGTATTTTGCCCAAGATAACGGACTTCATACTGCAATGTTTGAGCAAGAAAGAGAGCTTGATCTACTTCAATTCCTCTCAAATCAAGTAACTTTGTTTAAAGAAAAGAAAAATTACTCCAAAGAAACAGAAGGTTTATCTCCTTCTACTAAAGAAAAAAGCAATGAAAAATAA
- the pepE gene encoding dipeptidase PepE, whose amino-acid sequence MRNMIIASTSTIHGTEYLSYLLPTLLEAFHRNNIQQLLFIPYARPGGISHKEYTERVRTAFQMTPITVKGIHEFENPQEALKSAEAIFTGGGNTFVLVKMLHDLDLMTLLRKKIYAGTCYIGTSAGSNICGLNMRNTNDMPIVMPSSFKTTGAIGYNINAHYLDSDPNSTHMGETREQRIKEFHCYNDLTVVGLREGSYIRVQGKEEILCGTPTARILTKNNPAIEVNPGYDFAQL is encoded by the coding sequence ATGAGAAACATGATCATTGCCAGCACATCTACTATTCATGGCACCGAATACCTTTCCTATTTACTGCCTACCCTACTTGAAGCCTTTCATAGAAATAATATACAACAACTTCTATTCATACCTTACGCACGTCCAGGTGGCATTTCTCATAAGGAATATACCGAAAGAGTTAGAACTGCTTTTCAAATGACCCCTATCACAGTAAAAGGAATACACGAATTTGAAAATCCGCAGGAAGCCTTAAAAAGTGCGGAAGCTATTTTCACTGGAGGCGGTAACACATTTGTATTGGTAAAAATGCTTCACGACTTAGACCTAATGACCTTGCTGCGTAAAAAGATATATGCAGGAACCTGCTATATAGGAACTAGCGCTGGAAGTAATATTTGCGGTCTTAACATGAGAAACACAAATGACATGCCCATCGTCATGCCGTCAAGCTTCAAAACCACAGGAGCCATAGGTTATAACATCAATGCACACTACCTTGACTCAGACCCTAACTCCACCCATATGGGGGAAACTAGAGAGCAACGCATCAAAGAATTTCACTGTTATAATGATCTGACTGTAGTTGGATTGCGTGAAGGAAGTTATATCAGAGTACAAGGTAAAGAAGAGATTTTATGCGGCACACCGACCGCTAGAATTTTGACAAAAAACAACCCCGCCATAGAGGTAAACCCAGGATATGATTTTGCTCAACTTTAA